One Lacunisphaera limnophila DNA window includes the following coding sequences:
- a CDS encoding ABC transporter ATP-binding protein codes for MSDAHTASPFLGKTFGVTVSGLTKQFGTTTVLHDVSLDIKAGEIFCIMGPSGSGKTVILKHIAGLERATRGGVTIGEFDAADPETRNKVHLALVFQAGALFNSLSVYDNLALYPREHRQCNEAGIRERVMHALSILSLEKAANKFPSDLSGGMKKRVAIARALVMEPQLLLYDEPTSELDPVMSATLTEIIATLREQTAVTSIVVTHDRDLAFNIADRIAFVMDGRIRGVGTPADFKNPTDPVIANFLNPVIDLKNPRFKQLE; via the coding sequence ATGAGCGACGCCCACACCGCCTCCCCTTTTCTCGGCAAGACCTTCGGCGTGACCGTCAGCGGGCTCACCAAGCAGTTCGGCACCACCACCGTGCTCCACGACGTCAGCCTCGACATCAAGGCCGGCGAGATCTTCTGCATCATGGGGCCCAGCGGCTCCGGCAAAACCGTCATCCTGAAACACATCGCCGGCCTTGAGCGTGCCACCCGGGGCGGGGTCACGATCGGCGAGTTCGACGCCGCCGACCCCGAGACGCGCAACAAGGTCCACCTCGCCCTCGTCTTCCAGGCCGGCGCGCTCTTCAACTCGCTCTCGGTCTACGACAACCTCGCCCTGTACCCACGCGAGCACCGGCAGTGCAACGAGGCCGGCATCCGCGAGCGGGTCATGCACGCCCTCTCCATCCTCTCGCTCGAGAAGGCGGCCAACAAGTTCCCGTCCGACCTCTCCGGCGGCATGAAGAAACGCGTGGCCATCGCCCGCGCCCTCGTGATGGAGCCCCAGCTGCTCCTCTACGACGAGCCCACCTCCGAACTCGACCCGGTGATGTCCGCCACCCTCACCGAGATCATCGCCACGCTGCGCGAACAAACCGCCGTCACCAGCATCGTGGTCACCCACGACCGCGATCTGGCATTCAACATCGCCGACCGCATCGCCTTTGTGATGGACGGCCGCATCCGTGGGGTCGGCACGCCCGCCGACTTCAAGAACCCCACCGACCCCGTCATCGCCAACTTTCTCAACCCGGTCATCGACCTCAAGAATCCCCGCTTCAAACAACTGGAGTAA